A portion of the Sabethes cyaneus chromosome 3, idSabCyanKW18_F2, whole genome shotgun sequence genome contains these proteins:
- the LOC128740122 gene encoding uncharacterized protein LOC128740122, translating to MCVFHSELEPNEERVDEGDKMLYAAATGNPRRAVSSETPNDCVTGDASVDCANVRDRCCATNQAPMLLYYQNTRGLRSKVAEFSIAASASLYDCIVLTESWLDPQICSSQLFGSEYNVFRTDRCLANSNKSSGGGVVVAVRSSFQSALIIDAMDDSLEQLWVQIIAENSIVVIGVIYVPPNLRNEHDVFERHILSIEKATVSIGPCDDLLLFGDYNGASLSWSKQPGSNYLVVDALHSTINVSSSCLLEGVALSGLYQINEVHNQNNRLLDLIFVNQHTLPACDVCPAPEILSIIDVHHPPVMVSFYRNFQQTFIDEFDPSEFDFRRGDFDSMNAYLMTIYWISICNCTDFNKAVDKFTATIHQAIADHVPKVRPRRKPACGTTELSRLNRKRKSALRAYHKNRNSFNRIRFTTTSRRYKILNKQLYQSYVQNTERNLRLNPKSFWKFVNSKRKEHGLPSSVFLKNDEASTVNRKCDLFAEYFSGVFSLESASSENIEAALRFVTSDEIAAQTFTVTEVEVAEAVGRMKQC from the coding sequence ATGTGCGTATTTCATAGCGAACTGGAGCCGAATGAGGAACGTGTTGACGAAGGGGATAAAATGCTctatgctgctgctactggtaaTCCGCGCCGTGCTGTGTCATCTGAAACACCAAACGACTGTGTGACTGGCGATGCAAGTGTCGACTGTGCTAATGTAAGAGATCGTTGCTGTGCTACTAACCAAGCGCCTATGCTGCTATATTACCAGAATACCCGTGGTCTGCGCAGTAAAGTTGCCGAATTTTCCATTGCTGCATCAGCTTCTCTGTATGACTGTATTGTCCTGACTGAATCATGGCTAGACCCCCAAATTTGTTCATCTCAACTATTTGGATCTGAGTATAATGTCTTTCGTACCGATCGCTGTCTAGCAAACAGTAACAAGTCTTCTGGTGGAGGGGTGGTCGTTGCAGTTCGAAGTTCGTTCCAATCTGCTTTAATAATTGATGCCATGGACGATTCACTCGAACAATTATGGGTGCAGATCATAGCCGAGAATTCAATAGTTGTTATTGGTGTTATTTATGTTCCACCAAATCTGCGCAACGAACATGACGTATTCGAACGCCACATTTTATCCATTGAAAAGGCTACCGTTTCGATAGGTCCATGCGACGACTTGTTATTGTTTGGGGATTATAATGGTGCTAGTCTCTCCTGGTCGAAGCAGCCTGGTAGTAACTATTTAGTCGTAGACGCGTTGCACTCCACAATTAATGTTAGTAGTTCCTGCTTGCTTGAGGGAGTTGCTTTAAGTGGATTATACCAGATTAATGAAGTTCACAACCAGAATAATAGACTTCTCGATCTGATTTTCGTCAATCAGCATACTTTGCCTGCCTGTGATGTCTGTCCTGCACCAGAAATCCTGAGTATTATTGACGTTCATCATCCACCTGTAATGGTTAGTTTCTACCGAAAttttcaacagacatttattgaCGAATTTGACCCGTCTGAATTTGATTTTCGTCGAGGCGATTTCGATTCTATGAACGCATACCTAATGACAATTTATTGGATATCGATCTGTAATTGTACCGATTTTAATAAAGCTGTAGATAAATTTACCGCAACAATTCATCAGGCAATTGCTGACCACGTTCCAAAAGTTCGTCCACGTCGTAAACCCGCTTGCGGAACCACTGAGCTCTCCCGTCTGAACCGTAAGCGAAAGTCTGCTCTTCGTGCGTACCATAAAAATAGAAATTCTTTTAATCGTATACGTTTCACAACGACAAGTCGGAGATATAAAATCCTAAACAAGCAGCTCTATCAGAGTTATGTACAAAACACGGAGCGTAATCTTCGGCTTAATCCAAAGAGTTTTTGGAAGTTTGTAAACTCAAAACGTAAGGAACATGGTTTACCTTCCAGCGTATTTCTAAAAAACGATGAAGCTTCTACCGTCAACCGAAAATGTGATTTGTTTGCTGAATATTTCTCGGGAGTTTTCAGCCTTGAATCAGCTTCGTCGGAAAATATTGAAGCAGCATTACGTTTTGTTACGAGTGACGAGATTGCAGCTCAAACATTCACGGTTACTGAAGTTGAAGTTGCTGAAGCCGTTGGTAGAATGAAACAATGCTAA